A portion of the Achromobacter sp. MFA1 R4 genome contains these proteins:
- a CDS encoding CopG family transcriptional regulator: MPPRTSQLASVPKPADEKITINLGYVDLGQIDLLVQEGFYANRTDLIRTAIRNQLATHGDAVRQAVSRKTLVLGIQHYTAQDLLAVQAAGEMLQIRVLGLATIASDVTPELALATIESLTVLGALHASPAVKAALRQRIR; the protein is encoded by the coding sequence ATGCCGCCTCGCACCTCACAACTCGCCTCCGTCCCCAAGCCTGCCGACGAGAAAATCACGATCAACCTGGGTTACGTCGACCTGGGCCAGATCGATCTGCTCGTGCAGGAAGGGTTCTACGCCAACCGGACAGACCTGATCCGCACCGCGATCCGCAACCAACTTGCCACCCATGGCGACGCGGTGCGCCAGGCCGTCAGCCGAAAAACGCTGGTGCTGGGTATCCAGCACTACACCGCCCAGGATCTGCTTGCGGTCCAGGCCGCGGGCGAAATGCTCCAGATCCGCGTATTGGGCCTGGCGACCATCGCGTCCGATGTCACGCCTGAACTCGCGCTTGCCACCATCGAATCCCTGACGGTATTGGGCGCACTGCATGCCAGCCCCGCCGTCAAAGCCGCCCTGCGTCAGCGCATCCGCTGA
- a CDS encoding PHB depolymerase family esterase, with translation MHPEFQQLMHQATQLTRSGDLAAATAAIQAALRGGPPAVLRRQDDVDASDVIDVQAWEVPDSARAPDKAPDIPGDAARPAPRPAVSADTFTAGSFRNSSGQRAYKLYVPPNPDGAPRPLVVMLHGCTQDADDFAAGTAMNEAAREQGFYVLYPVQSRSANPQKCWNWFKHNHQQQGRGEPSILAGMTREVMAAHPIDPARVYVAGLSAGGAMAAILAGAYPELYAAAGVHSGLAAGAASDLPSALSAMKGAGVAPAGQAGSGVPTIVFHGDRDATVHPGNAESVIAASAGAGAGARAETQRVAGATGKRHSTRHVYRNAAGDIVAERWDVHGAGHAWAGGTPNGSYTDGAGPDATAQMLRFFFERGSAGKH, from the coding sequence ATGCACCCTGAATTCCAGCAACTCATGCATCAGGCCACCCAGCTCACCCGGTCCGGCGATCTGGCGGCAGCCACCGCCGCGATCCAGGCCGCGCTGCGTGGCGGTCCCCCTGCCGTTCTGCGCAGGCAGGACGATGTGGACGCCAGCGACGTCATCGACGTCCAAGCCTGGGAGGTCCCGGACTCCGCCCGCGCGCCCGATAAGGCGCCGGACATTCCTGGCGATGCCGCCCGGCCCGCGCCCAGACCCGCCGTCTCGGCCGATACGTTCACGGCGGGATCCTTCCGCAATTCATCCGGCCAGCGCGCCTACAAGCTGTATGTGCCGCCCAATCCGGATGGCGCGCCGCGTCCGCTGGTGGTCATGCTGCATGGTTGCACGCAGGACGCCGATGATTTCGCGGCGGGCACCGCCATGAACGAGGCCGCGCGCGAGCAAGGCTTCTACGTGCTGTACCCGGTTCAATCGCGCAGCGCCAATCCCCAGAAATGCTGGAACTGGTTCAAGCACAACCACCAGCAGCAGGGCCGTGGCGAACCATCCATCCTGGCGGGCATGACGCGCGAGGTCATGGCGGCCCATCCCATCGATCCGGCGCGCGTGTATGTCGCCGGCCTGTCGGCGGGCGGGGCAATGGCCGCGATCCTGGCCGGCGCCTATCCCGAGCTCTATGCCGCGGCGGGCGTGCATTCGGGTCTGGCCGCGGGCGCTGCGTCGGATCTTCCGTCGGCGCTGTCCGCCATGAAGGGCGCGGGCGTGGCGCCCGCCGGGCAAGCGGGCAGCGGCGTGCCGACCATCGTCTTCCACGGCGACCGCGATGCCACCGTGCATCCGGGCAACGCCGAAAGCGTGATCGCGGCCAGCGCGGGGGCGGGGGCGGGGGCGCGCGCCGAGACCCAGCGGGTGGCGGGCGCAACCGGCAAGCGCCACAGCACGCGGCACGTGTACCGCAATGCGGCGGGCGACATCGTCGCCGAACGCTGGGACGTCCATGGCGCAGGCCATGCCTGGGCCGGCGGGACGCCAAACGGCTCCTATACGGACGGCGCCGGTCCGGACGCCACGGCGCAGATGCTGCGATTCTTCTTCGAGCGCGGCTCGGCCGGAAAGCACTGA
- a CDS encoding NAD(P)/FAD-dependent oxidoreductase, producing MNLPLATPPQGLPALEARLRQDLSWLELPAKNWVTPRLVDGNQVLDVAIIGGGMAGLAAAASLKHLGIDAPIFDQAPEGYEGPWATTARMETLRSPKQLTGPALGLPALTFRAWFEAQFGLDAWEALDKIPRLQWMDYLRWYRRVLALDVRNEHRILSVQPRADSLVALDIESPAGRSTVLARRVVLATGRDGLGGAYVPDFAKKLPRDRWAHSSDVMDYNTLAGKRVGVVGAGASAMDSAATALEAGAASVDLLIRRNDIPRINKGKGAGNPGLTHGHLTLPDEWKWKIRHYINAAQVPPPRGSTLRVSRHPNAFFNLGCGVQDLALIDDEIHVTTPKGVFVLDFLIFSTGFRIDWTVRPEFAPLAPHVRAWGDRYTPPPGEEDQELHDSPDLGAVFELQEKVPGACPGLDRVHCFSYPAALTQGTISGDIPAISEGAKRLAQGIAGLLYREDVATHYANMEAFSEPEVFGDEWTPAPAPAAQAETAQ from the coding sequence ATGAATCTTCCCCTCGCCACCCCGCCGCAAGGCCTGCCCGCCCTGGAGGCGCGCCTTCGGCAAGACCTGTCCTGGCTGGAACTGCCCGCCAAGAACTGGGTGACGCCCCGTCTGGTCGACGGGAATCAGGTGCTGGACGTGGCCATCATCGGCGGCGGCATGGCGGGTCTTGCGGCCGCCGCGTCGCTCAAGCACCTGGGCATCGATGCGCCGATCTTCGACCAGGCGCCCGAAGGTTATGAAGGCCCCTGGGCCACCACCGCCCGCATGGAAACGCTGCGCTCGCCCAAGCAGTTGACCGGCCCCGCGCTGGGCCTGCCCGCCCTGACGTTCCGCGCGTGGTTCGAAGCGCAATTCGGGCTGGACGCCTGGGAAGCGCTGGACAAGATCCCGCGCCTGCAATGGATGGACTACCTGCGCTGGTACCGCCGCGTGCTGGCGCTGGACGTGCGCAACGAACACCGCATCCTGTCGGTGCAGCCGCGCGCCGACAGCCTGGTCGCGCTGGACATCGAATCGCCCGCCGGACGCAGCACGGTGCTGGCCCGCCGCGTCGTGCTGGCCACGGGCCGCGACGGCCTGGGCGGCGCGTACGTGCCCGACTTTGCGAAGAAACTGCCGCGCGACCGCTGGGCGCACTCCTCCGACGTGATGGACTACAACACCCTGGCCGGCAAACGCGTGGGCGTCGTGGGCGCGGGCGCATCCGCCATGGACAGCGCCGCGACCGCGCTTGAAGCCGGCGCCGCCAGCGTGGACCTCTTGATCCGCCGCAACGACATTCCCCGCATCAACAAAGGCAAGGGCGCCGGCAACCCCGGCTTGACCCACGGCCACCTGACGCTACCCGACGAATGGAAGTGGAAGATCCGCCACTACATCAACGCCGCGCAAGTGCCGCCCCCGCGCGGCAGCACGCTGCGCGTATCGCGCCATCCGAACGCCTTCTTCAACCTGGGCTGCGGCGTGCAGGACCTGGCGCTGATCGATGACGAGATCCACGTCACCACGCCCAAAGGCGTGTTCGTGCTGGACTTCCTGATCTTCTCCACGGGCTTTCGCATCGACTGGACCGTGCGCCCGGAATTCGCGCCGCTGGCCCCGCACGTGCGCGCCTGGGGCGACCGCTACACCCCGCCCCCCGGCGAGGAAGACCAGGAACTGCATGACTCGCCCGACCTGGGCGCGGTCTTCGAACTGCAGGAAAAGGTCCCCGGCGCCTGCCCCGGCCTGGATCGGGTGCATTGCTTCTCGTACCCCGCCGCGCTGACGCAAGGCACCATCTCGGGCGACATCCCCGCCATCAGCGAAGGCGCCAAGCGCCTGGCGCAAGGCATTGCCGGCCTCCTCTACCGCGAAGACGTCGCCACGCACTACGCCAACATGGAAGCGTTCTCCGAGCCCGAGGTGTTCGGCGACGAGTGGACCCCGGCCCCCGCCCCGGCCGCGCAGGCGGAGACCGCGCAATGA
- a CDS encoding tripartite tricarboxylate transporter substrate binding protein, producing the protein METKNTARIRVRLLAAALALAATAALPHAASAAGYPERPINLIVPFSPGGGTDISARLLAAALGEKFSSSVVVDNRPGAGGQIAADLVARSQPDGYTLLFANSGMLAINPWIYKLHSDPVKAFAPVSLFSDLPFVLVVPASLPAKNVAELVSLTKSQPGKHTFASSGTGGAPHLSGEIFQQATGVDLVHVPYKGGGPAMTDLMAGRVDMLFASVLETMPYVTAGKLRALAVTGATRSPAMPDVPTIDEAGVKNAQSGSWTAVLAPAGTPQAVIDKLSEAIREVAADPAVKAKLESQGAVAHGSTPKELQDLAARERERYGQIIKSRNIQTN; encoded by the coding sequence ATGGAGACAAAGAACACCGCCCGGATCCGCGTCCGGCTCCTCGCCGCGGCGCTGGCCCTGGCCGCCACCGCCGCCCTGCCGCACGCAGCCAGCGCCGCCGGCTATCCGGAGCGCCCGATCAATCTCATCGTGCCCTTCTCGCCGGGCGGGGGCACCGACATTTCGGCGCGCCTGCTGGCGGCGGCCCTGGGCGAAAAATTCTCGTCATCGGTGGTGGTGGACAACCGGCCGGGCGCCGGCGGCCAGATCGCCGCCGACCTGGTCGCCCGCTCCCAGCCCGATGGCTACACGCTGCTGTTCGCCAACTCCGGGATGCTGGCGATCAACCCCTGGATCTACAAGCTGCATTCCGACCCGGTCAAGGCGTTTGCGCCCGTGTCGCTGTTCTCGGACCTGCCGTTCGTGCTGGTGGTGCCCGCCAGCCTGCCGGCCAAGAACGTTGCGGAACTGGTCTCGCTGACCAAGTCCCAGCCGGGCAAGCACACCTTTGCCAGCTCGGGCACCGGCGGCGCGCCGCACCTGTCCGGCGAGATCTTCCAACAGGCCACCGGCGTGGATCTGGTGCACGTGCCTTACAAGGGCGGCGGCCCGGCGATGACCGACCTGATGGCCGGCCGCGTCGACATGCTGTTCGCGTCGGTCCTGGAAACCATGCCCTACGTGACGGCCGGCAAGCTGCGCGCGCTGGCGGTCACGGGCGCCACCCGCTCGCCCGCCATGCCGGACGTCCCCACGATCGACGAAGCAGGCGTCAAGAACGCGCAAAGCGGCTCGTGGACGGCGGTGCTGGCGCCCGCCGGCACGCCGCAAGCGGTGATCGACAAGCTTTCCGAGGCGATCCGCGAGGTGGCTGCCGACCCCGCGGTCAAGGCCAAGCTCGAATCGCAGGGCGCGGTCGCGCATGGCTCCACGCCGAAGGAACTGCAGGATCTGGCGGCCCGCGAGCGCGAACGCTATGGGCAGATCATCAAGTCCCGTAACATCCAGACCAACTGA
- a CDS encoding ABC transporter permease, translating into MSSVSQTAQAPVLRRESPWRRNLAEFLSSKTAVLGLVVATLLILAAVLAPWISPQNPYDLLQIDVLDSRLPPGTMNGLETFHYWLGTDGQGRDLLSGILYGLRISLMVGVGSALIAGVIGTLLGLLAAYAGGKVDAFIMRLVDLILSFPSILVAMMILAYLGKGVGNVVLTLVILEWAYYARTARGQALVERRREYVEAARCLDIPNWRIMLKHILPNCLPPLIVIGTLQIARAITLEATLSFLGLGVPVTEPSLGLLISNGFQYMLSGEYWISFYPGIALLITIVAINLVGDRLRDVLNPRTHK; encoded by the coding sequence ATGAGTTCCGTATCCCAAACCGCGCAGGCGCCCGTCCTGCGCCGCGAGTCGCCATGGCGCCGCAACCTGGCCGAGTTCCTGTCGTCCAAGACGGCCGTGCTGGGCCTGGTGGTGGCGACGCTGCTGATCCTGGCCGCCGTGCTGGCGCCCTGGATCTCGCCGCAGAACCCCTATGACCTGCTGCAGATCGACGTGCTGGATTCGCGCCTGCCGCCCGGCACCATGAACGGCCTGGAGACCTTCCACTACTGGCTGGGCACCGACGGCCAGGGCCGCGACCTGCTGTCGGGCATCCTGTATGGCCTGCGCATCAGCCTGATGGTGGGCGTGGGCTCGGCGCTGATCGCCGGCGTCATCGGCACGCTGCTGGGCCTCCTGGCCGCCTACGCCGGCGGCAAGGTCGACGCCTTCATCATGCGCCTGGTGGACCTGATCCTGTCGTTCCCGTCGATCCTGGTGGCCATGATGATCCTGGCCTATCTGGGCAAGGGCGTGGGCAACGTGGTGCTGACGCTGGTGATCCTGGAATGGGCCTATTACGCCCGCACCGCGCGCGGCCAGGCCCTGGTCGAGCGCCGCCGCGAATACGTCGAAGCCGCCCGCTGCCTGGACATCCCCAACTGGCGGATCATGCTCAAGCACATCCTGCCCAACTGCCTGCCGCCGCTGATCGTCATCGGCACCTTGCAGATCGCGCGCGCCATCACGCTGGAAGCCACGCTGAGCTTCCTGGGCCTGGGCGTGCCCGTGACCGAACCGTCGCTGGGTCTGCTGATCTCCAACGGCTTCCAATACATGCTGTCCGGCGAATACTGGATCAGCTTTTACCCCGGCATCGCGCTGCTGATCACCATCGTGGCGATCAACCTGGTGGGCGACCGCCTGCGCGACGTGCTGAACCCGAGGACCCACAAATGA
- a CDS encoding class I SAM-dependent methyltransferase, giving the protein MSGKVDFDEHTENYNKLLRESVGFFSENDAYFARYKVELVHKAIPAPPARILEYGCGIGRNIPFLKQYFPDAVIEGSDVSPASLDMARQEHPDNTFFLEDGSYEGEGYDLIFVASVYHHIPPAERQAATNSLARRLKPGGSVYVFEHNPYNPVTRRIVNNCIYDSDAVLLKPAELKSLIRKADLDLTALAYCLFIPPKLSALMWMEKHLGWLPLGGQYWVCATRPG; this is encoded by the coding sequence ATGAGCGGGAAGGTTGATTTCGATGAGCACACCGAAAATTACAACAAGCTTCTGCGCGAAAGCGTCGGCTTCTTTTCGGAAAACGACGCGTACTTCGCCCGATACAAGGTCGAACTGGTCCACAAGGCCATCCCGGCGCCGCCGGCCCGCATCCTGGAATACGGGTGCGGCATCGGCCGCAACATCCCCTTCCTGAAGCAGTATTTTCCGGACGCCGTCATCGAAGGCTCGGACGTGTCGCCCGCCAGCCTGGACATGGCGCGCCAGGAGCACCCGGACAACACCTTCTTCCTGGAAGACGGTTCGTACGAAGGCGAAGGCTACGACTTGATCTTCGTTGCCAGCGTCTATCACCACATCCCCCCGGCCGAACGGCAGGCCGCCACCAACAGTCTGGCAAGGCGCCTGAAACCGGGCGGGTCGGTCTACGTCTTCGAGCACAACCCCTACAACCCGGTGACGCGGCGCATCGTGAATAACTGCATCTACGACTCCGACGCCGTCCTGCTCAAGCCCGCCGAGCTTAAGTCCCTGATCCGGAAGGCGGACCTGGACCTGACCGCCTTGGCGTACTGCCTTTTCATTCCACCGAAACTGTCGGCCCTCATGTGGATGGAAAAGCACCTGGGCTGGCTGCCGCTCGGCGGCCAGTACTGGGTCTGCGCCACGCGCCCGGGGTAG
- a CDS encoding ABC transporter ATP-binding protein: protein MTDRSAPAGAPATLEVRDLRTHFHTRAGVLPAVDGVSFTLERGKILGLVGESGSGKSVTGFSIMGLVDAPGRIVGGEVLFQGRDLTKLPPRELRRLQGNRIAMIFQDPMMTLNPVLRVDVQMIETVRAHNKMSKEQARILARDTLGMMGIPSPEERLRAYPHQLSGGMRQRVAIAIAMLHRPDLIIADEPTTALDVTIQAQILSEVQKLAQQHGTSLIWITHDLSVVAGLADDVAVMYAGRIVEHGKVDDVLDRPQHPYTVGLIDSLPSNNARGQRLRQIPGMTPNLLHLPAGCAFAARCARATAACGQQPGITQALPEHNVRCFHPSIQIHREVAA, encoded by the coding sequence ATGACCGACCGCTCCGCCCCGGCTGGCGCGCCGGCCACGCTTGAAGTGCGCGACCTGCGCACCCACTTCCATACCCGCGCGGGCGTGCTGCCCGCCGTGGACGGCGTCTCCTTTACGCTGGAACGCGGCAAGATCCTGGGCCTGGTCGGCGAGTCCGGCTCGGGCAAGTCCGTGACGGGCTTTTCCATCATGGGTCTGGTCGACGCGCCGGGCCGCATCGTCGGCGGCGAAGTCCTGTTCCAGGGCCGCGACCTGACCAAGCTGCCCCCGCGCGAACTGCGCCGCCTGCAGGGCAACCGCATCGCCATGATCTTCCAGGATCCGATGATGACGCTGAATCCCGTGCTGCGGGTGGACGTGCAGATGATCGAGACGGTGCGCGCCCACAACAAGATGAGCAAAGAGCAGGCCCGCATCCTGGCGCGCGACACGCTGGGCATGATGGGCATTCCCAGTCCGGAGGAGCGCCTGCGGGCCTATCCGCATCAACTGTCCGGCGGCATGCGCCAGCGCGTGGCCATCGCGATTGCCATGCTGCACCGCCCGGACCTCATCATCGCCGACGAGCCGACCACCGCGCTGGACGTCACCATCCAGGCGCAGATCCTGTCCGAAGTGCAGAAGCTCGCGCAGCAACACGGCACCAGCCTCATCTGGATCACGCACGACCTGTCCGTCGTCGCTGGCCTGGCTGACGACGTGGCCGTCATGTACGCCGGGCGCATCGTCGAACACGGCAAGGTCGACGACGTGCTGGACCGGCCGCAACACCCGTACACGGTGGGGCTGATCGACAGCCTGCCCAGCAACAACGCGCGCGGCCAGCGCCTGCGCCAGATTCCCGGCATGACACCGAACCTGCTGCACCTGCCGGCCGGCTGTGCGTTCGCGGCGCGCTGCGCGCGCGCCACCGCCGCCTGCGGCCAGCAACCCGGCATCACCCAAGCCCTACCCGAACACAACGTGCGCTGCTTCCATCCTTCCATCCAGATCCACCGCGAGGTGGCGGCATGA
- a CDS encoding ABC transporter permease: protein MTAWLLRRVAQAAVVVFLMTLIVFVGLHAIGNPVDILIGQDVDQVDRARIIAELGLDKPLWQQYLAFLNGALHGNLGNSFVYNIPAIELVIQRLPATLELAITALSFAVIIGLPLGLFAGLYPDSRVSKTIMAGSIVGFSLPTFWVALMLIMAFSVSLGWLPASGRGQTVEFLGFQWSWLTADGWRHLILPAFNLSLFKISLVIRLTRAGVRDVMPLDFVKFARAKGLSPFRVVCVHVLRNTMIPLVTVLGLELGSTIAFAVITESIFAWPGAGKLILDSLNALDRPVIVAYLIVVVCLFVTLNLIVDILYKVLDPRVRLEATA from the coding sequence ATGACCGCATGGCTGCTACGCCGCGTGGCGCAGGCCGCCGTGGTCGTGTTCCTGATGACGCTGATCGTCTTCGTGGGGCTGCACGCCATCGGCAACCCCGTGGACATCCTGATCGGCCAGGACGTGGACCAGGTGGACCGCGCGCGCATCATCGCCGAACTTGGCCTGGACAAGCCCCTGTGGCAACAGTACCTGGCCTTCCTGAACGGGGCGCTGCACGGCAACCTGGGCAACAGCTTCGTCTACAACATCCCCGCGATCGAGCTGGTGATCCAGCGCCTGCCGGCCACGCTTGAACTGGCCATCACCGCGCTGTCCTTCGCCGTCATCATCGGCCTGCCGCTGGGCCTTTTCGCCGGCCTGTATCCCGACAGCCGCGTGTCCAAGACGATCATGGCGGGCAGCATCGTCGGCTTCTCGCTGCCCACCTTCTGGGTCGCGCTGATGCTGATCATGGCGTTCAGCGTGTCGCTGGGCTGGCTGCCGGCCAGCGGCCGCGGCCAGACGGTCGAGTTCCTGGGCTTCCAGTGGTCGTGGCTGACGGCCGACGGCTGGCGCCACCTGATCCTGCCGGCGTTCAACCTGTCGCTCTTCAAGATCTCGCTGGTGATCCGCCTGACCCGCGCCGGCGTGCGCGACGTGATGCCGCTGGACTTCGTGAAATTCGCGCGCGCCAAGGGCCTGTCGCCTTTCCGCGTGGTCTGTGTGCACGTGCTGCGCAACACCATGATCCCGCTGGTGACGGTGCTGGGCCTGGAGCTGGGCTCGACCATCGCGTTCGCCGTCATCACCGAAAGCATCTTTGCCTGGCCCGGCGCCGGCAAGCTGATCCTGGACAGCCTGAACGCGCTGGACCGCCCGGTGATCGTGGCCTATCTGATCGTGGTGGTGTGCCTGTTCGTGACGCTGAACCTGATCGTCGACATTCTGTACAAAGTGCTGGACCCCCGGGTGCGGCTGGAGGCCACGGCATGA
- a CDS encoding LysR family transcriptional regulator, with amino-acid sequence MEFRQLECFIAVAEELHFGRAAERLCMTQPPLSRQIQLLEQDLGVTLFERNSRQVLLSAAGRRFLRDARHLLEFSAQAAATARRTSGGEAGHITLGFTAVAAYRLMPSLIMQARKLLGGVEIQLRETVTTDLSRLLLAHELDAILARSVPQQAGIESRLVEREPLVLALPADSPLCEHATVPLRLLQGQPFVLYSPREGKYFYDRIVGAFGLADVQPQYVQRAGQTHTLLALVRAGLGVGIVPDSARELRFEGVAFRPIGQRNLYADMYLAWHAQHDNPALDAFLQRVVKVDGPGAVRIGGPA; translated from the coding sequence ATGGAATTCCGCCAGCTCGAATGCTTCATCGCGGTGGCCGAAGAACTGCACTTCGGCCGCGCCGCCGAGCGCCTGTGCATGACGCAGCCGCCGCTGTCGCGCCAGATCCAGCTGCTGGAGCAGGACCTGGGCGTGACCCTCTTCGAGCGCAACAGCCGTCAGGTCCTGCTCAGCGCCGCGGGCCGGCGCTTCCTGCGCGATGCGCGACATCTGCTGGAGTTTTCGGCGCAGGCCGCCGCCACCGCGCGCCGCACGTCCGGCGGCGAGGCCGGGCACATCACGCTGGGCTTCACCGCCGTGGCCGCGTATCGGCTGATGCCGTCTCTCATCATGCAGGCGCGCAAGCTGCTCGGGGGCGTGGAGATCCAGCTGCGTGAAACCGTGACCACGGACCTGAGCCGACTGCTGCTGGCACACGAACTGGACGCGATCCTGGCCCGCAGCGTGCCGCAGCAGGCGGGTATCGAATCCCGGCTGGTCGAACGCGAACCGCTCGTGCTGGCGCTGCCTGCGGACTCGCCGTTGTGCGAGCACGCCACGGTCCCGCTGCGCTTGCTGCAGGGGCAACCGTTCGTGCTGTATTCGCCCCGGGAAGGGAAGTACTTCTACGACCGCATCGTCGGCGCTTTCGGTCTGGCCGACGTGCAGCCGCAGTACGTGCAGCGCGCCGGACAGACGCACACGCTGCTGGCGCTGGTCCGGGCGGGCCTGGGCGTGGGCATCGTGCCGGACTCGGCGCGCGAACTGCGCTTTGAAGGGGTGGCGTTCCGGCCCATCGGACAACGCAATCTCTACGCGGACATGTATCTGGCCTGGCATGCGCAGCACGACAATCCCGCGCTGGACGCGTTCCTGCAGCGCGTGGTGAAGGTGGACGGGCCGGGCGCTGTCCGTATCGGCGGACCGGCGTGA
- a CDS encoding 2-hydroxyacid dehydrogenase — translation MTASLPAFAADLLMVGPLLPELTADLESRYRVHRLWEADDTAALLREHGAAIRGIATSGRFGAKKELIDALPALEGIFSFGVGYDTIDIAAAKARDVVVTNTPGVLDACVADTALALMLAVSRRIAEADRFVRAGRWPAEGFGLGSRMSSKRCGIVGLGNIGLQIARRAQAFDMEILYTNRKPRPDAPASYRYCPDIVELASQCDYLVLAVPGGGATRHMVNAQVLDALGPDGWLINIARGTVVDEAALVAALQQRRIAGAGLDVFEHEPATPPELNGMDNVVMLPHIASGTHETRRAMADLMRANLDGWFREGQVQTRVV, via the coding sequence ATGACCGCATCCCTACCCGCCTTCGCCGCCGACCTGCTGATGGTCGGTCCCTTGCTGCCCGAACTGACGGCCGACCTGGAATCCCGCTACCGCGTCCACCGGCTCTGGGAAGCCGACGACACCGCGGCGCTGCTGCGCGAACATGGCGCCGCCATTCGCGGCATCGCCACCAGCGGCCGCTTCGGCGCAAAGAAGGAACTGATCGACGCCCTGCCCGCGCTGGAAGGCATTTTCAGCTTCGGCGTGGGTTACGACACCATCGACATCGCGGCCGCCAAGGCCCGCGATGTCGTGGTCACCAATACCCCGGGCGTGCTGGACGCCTGCGTCGCGGACACCGCGCTGGCGCTGATGCTGGCGGTCTCGCGCCGCATAGCCGAAGCCGACCGCTTCGTGCGCGCCGGCCGCTGGCCCGCCGAGGGATTCGGCCTTGGGTCGCGCATGAGCAGCAAGCGCTGCGGCATCGTCGGCCTGGGCAACATCGGGCTGCAGATCGCCCGGCGCGCACAGGCGTTCGACATGGAAATCCTGTACACCAACCGCAAGCCGCGCCCCGATGCGCCCGCGTCCTACCGCTATTGCCCGGACATCGTGGAGCTGGCGTCGCAATGCGATTACCTGGTCCTGGCCGTACCGGGCGGCGGCGCGACGCGGCACATGGTGAATGCGCAGGTGCTGGACGCGCTGGGCCCCGACGGCTGGCTGATCAATATCGCCCGCGGCACGGTGGTGGACGAAGCGGCGCTGGTGGCCGCGCTGCAGCAAAGGCGCATTGCCGGCGCAGGCCTGGACGTCTTCGAGCATGAACCCGCGACGCCCCCTGAATTGAATGGCATGGACAATGTGGTGATGCTGCCGCACATCGCCAGCGGCACGCACGAAACGCGGCGCGCGATGGCGGACCTGATGCGCGCGAACCTGGACGGGTGGTTCCGCGAAGGCCAGGTGCAGACGCGGGTGGTGTAG
- a CDS encoding LysR family transcriptional regulator: protein MELRQLEAFAAVMSTGSVTAAGRLLGRSQPAISRLLQELEAEIGYPLFARSGPRVTPTEQGFLLYDDVERALASLQQIRSRAEEIARGHAQPLLVAATSALAAGLAPAALKRIEDRVGAARIQLRSASPERVVHAVLSGAAQLGATSLPLEHRGLTVHWIGQAPCVVALPDDDPVAQQSVVPVSALAGRRLITMANPYRLRRRLDAALAQNGRALGTIETNSSINALAAVRAGLGVSVLEPVTAYGSPMTGVAIRPIDLDIPFFFGVITPQSQTLTPACQAMADALADAAAALLPGFVLHDASEHSALLQSIYGDDAPVMETPAL from the coding sequence ATGGAACTTCGTCAACTCGAGGCCTTTGCGGCCGTCATGTCCACGGGCAGCGTCACCGCCGCGGGACGGCTGCTTGGACGCTCCCAGCCCGCGATCAGCCGTTTGCTGCAAGAGCTGGAGGCCGAGATCGGCTACCCCCTGTTTGCGCGCAGCGGTCCCCGCGTGACGCCCACCGAGCAGGGCTTTCTGCTGTATGACGACGTTGAACGCGCGCTGGCCAGCCTGCAGCAGATCCGCAGCCGCGCGGAAGAAATTGCGCGCGGCCATGCCCAGCCGCTTCTGGTGGCCGCCACCTCCGCCCTGGCGGCGGGACTGGCGCCGGCCGCGCTCAAACGCATCGAAGACCGGGTCGGCGCCGCGCGCATCCAATTGCGCAGCGCATCGCCCGAACGCGTGGTGCACGCCGTGCTGTCAGGCGCCGCCCAACTGGGCGCGACCAGCCTGCCGCTGGAGCATCGCGGCCTGACGGTGCATTGGATCGGGCAGGCCCCCTGCGTGGTCGCCCTGCCCGACGATGATCCGGTCGCGCAACAGTCCGTCGTGCCGGTGTCGGCCCTGGCCGGACGCCGCCTCATCACCATGGCCAACCCCTATCGCCTGCGCCGCCGCCTGGACGCCGCGCTGGCGCAGAACGGGCGGGCCCTGGGCACCATCGAAACCAATTCGTCCATCAACGCCCTGGCCGCGGTACGCGCCGGCCTGGGCGTGTCGGTGCTGGAACCCGTGACCGCCTACGGCTCGCCCATGACGGGCGTGGCGATCCGGCCCATCGACCTGGACATCCCCTTCTTTTTCGGGGTCATCACCCCCCAGTCGCAAACGCTGACGCCGGCCTGCCAGGCCATGGCGGACGCGCTGGCCGACGCCGCCGCCGCGCTGCTGCCGGGCTTCGTGCTGCACGATGCCTCCGAGCATTCGGCGCTGTTGCAGTCGATCTACGGCGATGACGCCCCTGTCATGGAAACACCCGCACTATGA